In a single window of the Bacillus clarus genome:
- the spx gene encoding transcriptional regulator Spx — protein sequence MVTLYSSPSCTSCRKAKLWLEENHIPYTERNIFSDPLTIEEIKEILRMTESGTDEIISTRSKVFQELNVNLESLPLQDLYKMIRDYPGILRRPIMIDEKRLQVGYNEDEIRRFLPRTVRTFQLREAQRLVN from the coding sequence ATGGTAACATTATATAGTTCTCCAAGCTGTACGTCTTGTAGAAAGGCGAAATTATGGCTAGAGGAAAATCATATTCCTTATACAGAACGTAATATTTTCTCAGATCCATTGACGATTGAGGAAATTAAAGAAATTTTACGCATGACAGAAAGCGGAACGGATGAGATTATTTCTACTCGTTCAAAAGTTTTCCAAGAATTAAATGTTAACTTAGAGTCTTTACCACTTCAAGATTTATATAAGATGATTCGTGACTATCCGGGTATTTTACGCCGTCCTATTATGATTGACGAAAAACGACTTCAAGTAGGTTATAATGAAGACGAAATTCGCCGTTTCTTACCACGTACAGTAAGAACATTTCAATTACGTGAAGCACAGCGTCTTGTAAATTAA
- a CDS encoding TerC family protein translates to MELDFLTSILMIVGIDVVLGGDNAIVIALASRNLPEPKRNKAIFIGTGLAIVLRILLTILAVYLLDIPFLQLIGGILLTLIAINLLTDESNDLSSIQGKTTLFQAVRTIVFADLVMGFDNVLAIAGAAHGNIPLVVIGLLISIPIIIWGSKLILLLMERFPFLIYCGGAVLAYTSGKMITHEDRLATFFHNNPSFTASIPFLFIFTVLCVGFIVQRVRLHNIKN, encoded by the coding sequence ATGGAGTTAGATTTTTTAACATCTATACTAATGATTGTCGGTATCGATGTTGTACTAGGTGGCGATAATGCAATTGTCATCGCACTAGCTAGCCGTAACCTACCCGAACCTAAACGAAATAAAGCCATCTTTATTGGTACTGGTTTAGCGATTGTACTACGAATTCTTCTCACAATACTAGCTGTCTATTTACTTGATATCCCATTCTTACAACTAATTGGTGGGATTTTATTAACATTAATCGCTATAAATTTACTAACTGATGAGAGTAATGACCTTTCTTCTATTCAAGGAAAAACGACGTTATTTCAAGCTGTGCGTACAATCGTCTTTGCTGATCTCGTTATGGGCTTTGATAATGTTCTTGCAATTGCTGGAGCAGCCCATGGAAATATTCCACTCGTAGTTATCGGTTTATTAATTTCCATTCCCATTATTATTTGGGGGAGTAAACTTATTTTATTACTTATGGAGCGCTTCCCTTTTCTCATTTATTGCGGAGGAGCAGTCCTTGCTTATACATCAGGAAAAATGATTACACATGAAGACAGACTTGCAACATTTTTTCATAATAATCCTAGCTTTACAGCAAGTATTCCTTTCCTTTTCATTTTCACAGTACTATGTGTCGGGTTCATCGTTCAACGAGTCAGACTACACAATATAAAAAATTAA
- the mecA gene encoding adaptor protein MecA, whose amino-acid sequence MDIERINDHTMKFFITYIDIEDRGFNREEIWYDRDRSEELFWEMMDEARDHDDFFIDGPLWIQVQALDKGIEVLVTKAQLSKDGQKLELPIGADKIIDIPLDERIESLFEQELEEEVEQAGTNFNEDGTFGFLIKFDDFEDVISLSHRLVFEDIKDELYSFEDRYYVYVEFDEVLHDEEEIDRILSIILEYGEESTLTVHRVNEYGKQIVKEHALETIRTNFPSKT is encoded by the coding sequence TTGGATATTGAAAGAATTAATGATCATACGATGAAATTTTTTATCACGTACATTGATATAGAGGATAGAGGATTTAATCGTGAAGAAATTTGGTACGATCGCGATCGCAGTGAAGAGTTATTTTGGGAAATGATGGATGAAGCTCGCGATCATGACGATTTCTTTATTGATGGACCTCTATGGATTCAAGTGCAGGCGCTTGATAAAGGTATTGAGGTGCTTGTGACGAAGGCGCAGCTTTCGAAAGACGGACAAAAATTAGAATTACCAATTGGTGCAGATAAAATAATAGATATTCCTCTAGATGAGCGCATCGAATCATTATTCGAGCAAGAATTAGAGGAAGAAGTCGAACAGGCGGGTACAAACTTTAATGAAGATGGAACATTTGGCTTTTTAATTAAGTTCGATGATTTCGAAGATGTTATTTCGCTAAGTCATCGCCTTGTATTTGAAGATATAAAAGATGAATTGTATTCGTTTGAAGACCGCTATTATGTATATGTTGAATTTGATGAAGTGCTACACGATGAAGAAGAGATTGATCGTATTTTAAGTATTATTTTAGAATATGGGGAAGAATCTACTTTAACGGTTCACCGTGTAAATGAGTACGGTAAACAAATTGTTAAAGAGCATGCACTTGAGACAATTCGCACTAATTTTCCTTCTAAAACGTAG